The Streptomyces sp. JB150 genomic interval CCGCCGTCGGCTTCTCCCTGCTCTTCGCCGTGTACGCGGCCCTCACCACCGCCTACGTCACGCGCCGCGAGGAGCTGGTGCTCAAGCGGCTGCGGACCGGTGAGCTGCGGGACCGCGAGATCCTCGTCGGGGCGGCGCTGCCGGCCTCCGGCATCGGCATCGCGCAGTCGGTGCTGCTCGCGGTGGGCTGCGCGGCGCTGCTCGACGTCGGGGCCCCGTCCGCGCCCCATCTCGCGGTGCTCGGCCTGCTGTTGGGGATCGTGCTGTGCGGGGCACTGGCCGCCGCCACCGCCGCCTTCACCCGGACCGCGGAGAGCGCGCAGGTGACCTCGCTGCCGGTGCTGTTCGTCTCCATGCTGGGCTCGGGGATCACCGTGCCGCTGGAGGTGCTGCCGGAGCGGGTGGCGTCCGTGTGCGAACTGCTGCCGCTGACCCCGGTGATCACCCTGGTGCGGGGCGGCTGGACCGGGGACCTGTCCGGCTACGACGCACTGGGCGCCGTCGCCACCGCGCTGGCCTGGACCGCTGTCGCGGTGTTTGCTGTACGGCGGTGGTTCCGGTGGGAGCCGAGGCGCTGACGGAGGGGGCGGGTCGGGTGACCGGGCCGAGGACGTGGTGGCAGGGCAAGAGCACTCCGGCGAAGGTCGAGACGTACACGCGGTGGTCGTTCCACTTCTTCGCGGTCATCGAGGCCGGGCTGTTCGGGCTGCCCCTGCTCGCCGTGGCGGGGATGCCCGCCCGAGGGGGCCTGCTCGCCCTGCTGTGCGCCCACGCCGCGCTGTGCGCGCTGACCGGGTCCCGCGCGCTGGACTGGGTGCGCGGCACCCGGGAACGGCCGGTGCGGCTGATGTGGGCGCTCGGGGCGGCCAGCGCGCTGCTGGCGAGCCTGTGCTTCGCCCTCGCCCGGCAGGTGTCCGGTGACGACGCCGAGACCGCGCTGGGCACGGCGGCCGGCGGGATCCTCGTCTTCGGCGTCGGCGGCATCACCCTCGGCCTGCGCGGCCGACGCCCCGCCGCCCTGCTGGTGACCGGGTTCTCGGCGGGCGTCGCCGCGGTCGCCGTGGCGTTCGGCGCGCCCCTCACCGGCGCGCTGGCCAGCGCGATCGCGACCCTCGCGGGCACCGGCTTCTTCGCCTTCACGTCCGTCTTCTCCGTCTGGCTGCTCAACGCCGTCTGGGAGCTCGACGCGGCCCGTGAGACCCGGGCACGGCTCGCCGTCGCCGAGGAGCGGCTGCGGTTCGGGCGCGACCTGCACGACGTCATCGGCCGCAACCTCGCGGTCATCGCCCTCAAGAGCGAGCTGGCCGTGCAGCTCGCCCGGCGGGGCCGGGAGGAGGCCGTCGCGCAGATGGTGGAGGTGCAGCGCATCGCGGCCGAGTCGCAGCGCGAGGTCCGCGATGTCGTACGCGGCTACCGCGAGGCCGACCTCGGGGTCGAACTCCTCGGTGCGCAGGGCGTCCTGAAGGCCGCCGGGATCGACTGCGAGGTGACGGGCGGGGCCGCGGGGCTGCCCGCCGAGGTGCAGTCGGCGCTCGGCTGGGTGGTCCGGGAGGCCACGACGAACGTCCTGCGGCACGGGGACGCCCGGCGGTGTTCGGTGGAGTTGGTGATGGCGCAGGGGTTCGTGGTGCTGACGGTGGAGAACGACGGCGCGGGGGCGTCGCAGACCGCGGCGCCCGCCGGCACCGGGCGCGGCGGCTCCGGACTCGCCGGGCTGCGGGAGCGGCTGCGGGCGGTCGACGGGACGCTGGAGGCGGGGTTCGTGGGGGACGGGAAGAGGGACGGCGACGGGGACCGGGACGGGGATCGGGACCGGGACGGGGTGTTCCGGGTGGTGGCGAGGGTGCCGGTGGCCGGGGACTCGGTGGCTGGGGACTCGACGGCCGGAGGCGGGGTGCCGGGGGTCGCGGACTCGGTGAGCGGAGGCGGGAAGCCGGTGGTCGTGGACTCGGCGAGCGGGGGCGGGGAGTCAGGGGTCCGCGTCGGGGTTCCGGGGGTCGGAGCCGGGGCTTTCGCGGGTGAGGCCGGGGGTTCGGTGGGCCGGACGGGGCGGCCGGTGCGTGAGGCCGGGGCGTCGGCGCGTCACGGCGAGGATCACGGGGCCGGGGCGGAGGGCTTCGCCGCCCGTGCGGAGGAGGCTTCCCGGGCCGTGGGGCGGGGGGTCGTGGCGTGAGTGTGCGGGTGCTGCTCGCGGATGACGAGCATCTGATCCGGGGGGCGCTGGCCGCGTTGCTCTCGCTGGAGGACGACCTGCTCGTCGTCGCGGAGGCGGCCACCGGACCGGAGGCGCTGGCGATGGCGCGGGCGCACGAGCCCGACGTGGCGGTGCTCGATCTCCAGATGCCGGGCGCCGACGGTGTGAAGGTCGCCACATCGCTGCGGACCGAGCTGCCGGGCTGCCGGGTGCTGATCGTGACCAGCCACGGCCGGCCGGGGCATCTGAAGCGGGCGCTCGCGGCGGGCGTGCGGGGGTTCGTCCCGAAGACGGTGAGCGCCCAGCGGCTCGCGGAGATCATCCGCACCGTGCACGCGGGAAACCGTTACGTCGACCCGGAGTTGGCCGCCGACGCCATCTCGGCCGGGGACTCGCCGCTGACCGCGCGCGAGGCCGAGGTGCTGGAGCTGGCCGCCGACGGGGCGCCGGTCGCGGAGATCGCCGAGCGGGCCGCGCTGTCCCAGGGGACCGTCCGGAACTATCTGTCGTCGGCCGTGTCGAAGCTCGGGGTGGAGAACCGTCATGCGGCGGTGCGTCTCGCACGCGAGCGAGGTTGGGTATAGTTGCTCTCGCGCCACGGCGCAACGCGGACGTAGCTCAGTTGGTAGAGCGCAACCTTGCCAAGGTTGAGGTCGCGAGTTCGAGCCTCGTCGTCCGCTCCACAGAGCAAAGGCCCCCGGTTTCCACCGGGGGCCTTTCGCGTTGCCTCGGATCTTGTCCCGGGAAGCCCTCGGGTGTCCCCGGATGCCCCCGGACGGGCCGGGGGCGGGCCGGGGCGGGGCCATGGCCGGCTCAGCTCCAGGGCGTGCCCGTCAGA includes:
- a CDS encoding ABC transporter permease encodes the protein MSTTTVTERRSTTTVAGRMGALARAELTLLGRSRATIVSVVLVPLLLPFSVRAAVDEMDLKEAGLTVGTVLLPAAVGFSLLFAVYAALTTAYVTRREELVLKRLRTGELRDREILVGAALPASGIGIAQSVLLAVGCAALLDVGAPSAPHLAVLGLLLGIVLCGALAAATAAFTRTAESAQVTSLPVLFVSMLGSGITVPLEVLPERVASVCELLPLTPVITLVRGGWTGDLSGYDALGAVATALAWTAVAVFAVRRWFRWEPRR
- a CDS encoding response regulator transcription factor; the encoded protein is MSVRVLLADDEHLIRGALAALLSLEDDLLVVAEAATGPEALAMARAHEPDVAVLDLQMPGADGVKVATSLRTELPGCRVLIVTSHGRPGHLKRALAAGVRGFVPKTVSAQRLAEIIRTVHAGNRYVDPELAADAISAGDSPLTAREAEVLELAADGAPVAEIAERAALSQGTVRNYLSSAVSKLGVENRHAAVRLARERGWV